From the Chiroxiphia lanceolata isolate bChiLan1 chromosome Z, bChiLan1.pri, whole genome shotgun sequence genome, one window contains:
- the KCNV2 gene encoding potassium voltage-gated channel subfamily V member 2 gives MLQFNMQREFPFLKRKGREGEASNILPQPNREKDNEGMHVDQQSGFSANAPLNTQSLLLLGPEGNYNYYVDDEDEEDEEKEQGKWSSEDAFKGENKAPSFIPCSPAPSARAPATASAPSMLNINVGGQSYRLTYQAVAIYPKTRLGRLATSTDHRCQLGLCDDYAAQVDEYFFDRDPAVFQLVYNFYASGVLRVRDELCPCSFLEELSYWGVRLKYTPRCCRICFEERRDELREQLKVQRELRSQAEAEENEQLFHHMRYYGPQRWRLWNLMEKPFSSVTAKVMAVASSFFVLISVVALALNTVEEMQQVDWKSGDSRPVLEHIETLCIAFFTLEYLLRLVSTPDLRRFASSALNAVDLIAILPLYLQLLLECFTDDDQPRGRGSQHEHDIEKVGRVGKVGQVLRIMRLMRIFRILKLARHSTGLRAFGFTLRQCYQQVGCLLLFIAMGIFAFSAMVYTVEHDVSSTNFTSIPHAWWWAAVSISTVGYGDMCPETHLGRLFAFLCIAFGIILNGMPISILYNKFSDYYSKLKAYEYTALKKERGKVDFTRRAMKKISECCGEGATHPLSQQ, from the exons ATGTTGCAGTTTAACATGCAGCGAGAGTTTCCCTTCCTGAAACGTAAAGGCAGAGAGGGGGAAGCATCAAACATCCTCCCACAGCCCAACAGGGAGAAGGATAACGAAGGCATGCACGTAGACCAGCAGAGTGGTTTTTCTGCTAACGCTCCCTTGAATACCCAGTCCCTACTGCTACTGGGACCTGAGGGGAATTACAACTATTATGTGgatgatgaagatgaggaagacGAAGAGAAAGAACAAGGCAAATGGTCAAGTGAAGATGCATTTAAGGGAGAAAACAAGGCCCCATCATTCATTCCTTGTTCTCCTGCCCCTTCTGCCAGAGCCCCAGCCACAGCGTCTGCTCCATCCATGCTGAACATCAACGTTGGCGGCCAAAGCTACCGTCTCACCTACCAGGCAGTGGCCATCTATCCCAAGACCCGCCTGGGCCGCCTGGCCACCTCCACTGACCATCGTTGCCAGCTGGGCCTGTGTGATGACTATGCTGCCCAGGTTGATGAGTATTTCTTTGACCGGGACCCAGCTGTCTTCCAGCTGGTGTACAACTTCTATGCCTCGGGGGTGCTGCGTGTGCGGGACGAGCTGTGCCCCTGTAGCttcctggaggagctgagctACTGGGGTGTGCGCCTCAAATACACCCCCCGCTGTTGCCGCATCTGCTTCGAGGAGCGCCGTGACGAGCTGAGAGAACAGCTGAAGGTCCAGCGGGAGCTGCGGTCCCAGGCAGAGGCTGAGGAGAACGAGCAGCTCTTCCACCACATGCGCTATTATGGTCCTCAGCGTTGGCGCCTCTGGAACCTTATGGAGAAGCCCTTCTCCTCTGTCACCGCCAAGGTGATGGCAGTGGCCTCCAGCTTCTTTGTGCTCATCTCTGTGGTGGCCCTGGCACTCAACACTGTGGAGGAGATGCAGCAGGTAGACTGGAAGAGTGGGGATAGCCGGCCTGTCTTGGAGCACATTGAGACCCTGTGCATTGCATTCTTCACACTGGAGTACCTGCTGCGCTTGGTCTCTACCCCAGACCTACGCCGCTTTGCCAGCAGCGCCCTCAATGCAGTAGACCTCATTGCCATCCTGCCCCTctatctgcagctgctgctcgAATGCTTTACTGATGATGACCAGCCCCGGGGTCGAGGCTCTCAGCATGAGCACGATATTGAGAAGGTGGGACGGGTGGGCAAGGTGGGACAAGTGCTTCGCATCATGCGCCTCATGCGCATCTTCCGCATCCTCAAGCTGGCCCGCCACTCCACAGGGCTGCGTGCCTTCGGCTTTACCTTGCGCCAGTGCTACCAGCAGGTGGGCTGCCTTTTGCTCTTCATTGCTATGGGGATCTTTGCCTTCTCTGCCATGGTCTACACGGTGGAGCATGACGTCTCCAGTACCAACTTCACCAGCATTCCCCATGCTTGGTGGTGGGCTGCT GTCAGCATCTCTACAGTGGGATATGGTGATATGTGTCCAGAAACTCACCTTGGTCGcctgtttgctttcctctgcATTGCTTTTGGAATAATCCTGAATGGCATGCCCATCTCCATCCTCTACAACAAATTCTCAGACTATTACAGCAAGTTGAAGGCTTACGAGTACACAGCtctcaagaaagaaagagggaaggttGACTTCACACGGAGAGCcatgaagaaaatatctgaGTGCTGTGGAGAAGGTGCAACCCACCCTTTGTCACAGCAATGA